The following proteins are encoded in a genomic region of Bicyclus anynana chromosome 12, ilBicAnyn1.1, whole genome shotgun sequence:
- the LOC112048950 gene encoding signal peptidase complex catalytic subunit SEC11A — protein sequence MLDVLFDDVKRMNKRQFIYQVLSFGMIVSSALMIWKGLMVVTGSESPIVVVLSGSMEPAFHRGDLLFLTNYPDEPVRVGEIVVFKVEGRDIPIVHRVLKLHEKNNGTVKFLTKGDNNSVDDRGLYAQGQLWLTKKDVVGRTRGFLPYVGMVTIYMNEYPKFKFAVLGCLAIYVLVHRE from the exons ATGCTAGACGTACTATTCGATGATGTAAAGCGCATGAACAAGAGACAG TTTATCTACCAAGTCCTCAGCTTTGGTATGATAGTGTCGTCGGCTCTGATGATATGGAAGGGCCTGATGGTGGTCACGGGCAGCGAGAGTCCTATAGTGGTGGTGCTCTCTGGCAGTATGGAACCTGCGTTTCACAGAGGAGATTTGTTGTTCTTGACCAACTACCCCGATGAGCCTGTGCGCGTTGGTGAGATCGTGGTGTTCAAAGTGGAGGGACGCGACATACCAATTGTTCACAGAGTATTGAAGCTGCATGAAAA gAACAATGGGACAGTGAAATTTTTAACCAAAGGAGATAACAATAGTGTAGATGACAGAGGTTTATATGCACAAGGACAACTCTGGCTCACCAAAAAGGATGTGGTGGGACGAACTCGAGGGTTCCTGCCTTATGTAGGAATGGTCACAATTTATATGAATGAATATCCTAAATTTaag TTTGCTGTGCTGGGATGTTTAGCTATCTATGTACTAGTTCATAGAGAATAG
- the LOC112048968 gene encoding NEDD8-activating enzyme E1 catalytic subunit — protein MAEVETQTPDYQLRRWLNIRKLLERSGPFCHPDFEPSAEILDFIMNSCKVLIVGAGGLGCELLKDLALMGFKKLHVVDMDTIELSNLNRQFLFRRNDIGLSKAKCAVDFVNKRIPGCEAVAHHCPIQDLDEGFYRQFHIVVCGLDSIVARRWLNGMLVSLLQYNDDRSLDQSSVIPLVDGGTEGFKGNARVILPGMSACIECTLDLYPPQKTFPLCTIANTPRLPEHCVEYVKVLQWEKENPWGNVTPLDGDDPQHVAWVYEKAQERAMKYGITSVTYRLTQGVLKNIIPAVASTNAAIAATCATEVFKLASSCCVNMNNYMVLNMADGVYTYTFNAEKRTDCVTCSNTTKVMEVDHDVTLQTIYNKLCEDNAFLMKNPGITTVINGRNKTLYMPTVKSIEEKTRDNLKKKITELGLFNGAEILVADVTTPNTVTIKLKLLERIDVDL, from the exons atggCAGAAGTCGAAACTCAGACGCCTGACTACCAGCTAAGGCGATGGCTTAATATAAGGAAACTCTTAGAAAGGTCTGGTCCCTTCTGTCACCCTGATTTTGAACCATCGGCGGAAATACTGGACTTTATAATGAATAGTTGCAAAGTTCTTATAGTCGGTGCCGGCGGTCTCGGCTGCGAGTTGCTCAAAGACTTGGCTCTGATGggatttaagaaattacatgtAGTTGATATGGATACCATAGAACTGTCTAATCTGAACAGGCAGTTTCTGTTCAGGAGGAATGATATTGGATTGTCAAAAGCAAAATGTGCAGTGGATTTTGTGAATAAAag GATCCCTGGCTGTGAAGCAGTAGCACATCATTGTCCAATACAAGACCTTGACGAAGGCTTCTATCGTCAGTTCCATATAGTTGTTTGTGGACTGGACTCAATTGTTGCTAGGCGTTGGTTGAATGGTATGCTGGTATCACTGCTACAATATAATGATGATA ggAGTCTTGATCAAAGCAGTGTAATCCCATTAGTGGATGGAGGAACAGAGGGATTCAAAGGAAATGCAAGGGTGATTCTACCGGGAATGAGTGCTTGTATTGAGTGCACACTTGATTTATACCCTCCACAGAAAACCTTCCCTCTTTGCACAATTGCAAACACACCAAG ATTGCCAGAACATTGTGTAGAATATGTTAAAGTATTGCAATGGGAGAAAGAAAATCCATGGGGCAATGTCACACCACTGGATGGTGATGATCCCCAACACGTGGCATGGGTGTATGAGAAGGCCCAGGAAAGAGCGATGAAGTACGGCATAACGTCTGTCACATATAGATTGACACAGGGTGTTCTGAAAAATATCATACCGGCAGTTGCTAGCACTAATGCTGCTATAGCAGCTACCTGTGCTACAGAG GTATTCAAATTGGCTTCATCTTGCTGTGTTAACATGAACAATTACATGGTTCTCAACATGGCGGACGGTGTGTACACTTATACATTCAATGCTGAGAAGAGAACTGATTGTGTAACATGCAGTAACACCACAAAGGTTATGGAGGTTGACCATGATGTTACATTACAAACTATATACAACAAACTTTGTGAAGACAAtgcatttttaatgaaaaatccag GTATCACCACAGTTATAAATGGGCGCAATAAAACCCTTTATATGCCAACTGTCAAGAGCATCGAGGAAAAGACTAGAGACAacctaaaaaagaaaataactgaATTGGGCTTATTCAATGGTGCAGAAATATTAGTTGCTGATGTTACAACTCCTAATACTGTTACAATTAAGTTAAAACTATTGGAAAGAATAGATGTAGacttgtaa